From a region of the Acomys russatus chromosome 4, mAcoRus1.1, whole genome shotgun sequence genome:
- the Znf106 gene encoding zinc finger protein 106 — MVRERKCILCHIVYGSKKEMDKHMRSMLHHRELENLKGRDSSHECRVCRVTEVGLSAYAKHISGQLHKDNVDAQEREDDGKEEEEEDYFDKELVQLIQERKEQSRQDEPSSNSQEISSEDRQPPWRREDRIPYQDRESYSQPARHHRGPPQRDWKWEKDGFNSTRKNSFPHSLRNNGPRGSSGWHKGATRGSSTWFHSHSNSGGGWHSNNGMADWNYNGTGRNPNWHSEGTGGFPSWHMNNGNGNWKSSVRGTNSWNYNGPGDKFQQGRNRNSNYQMEDMTKKWNKKSNKPSKYNQERYKWRWQDGDKAGKHRSLSEGFSSDKFPSEGLLEFSFEQRESQTTKQTDMAASKINRKSGNIAREKFRRWKPYPPQISPDLQSAVKEIIDSKSEMLDKPLFNFGLITTGLQEPDDKTSSPEVLKAQKETLPGSPRHKATPDTTAFCEDVKACPSTEQSEPHQKSNKSPLKFPLLPLPTPKSGPHLKNHSITSETKSFPPGDCAHPLNKSTLEGSHGSSCTSKSHDLGPCFLKESKTVTDTQKEPAEKLNDPSQEVQEALQHPQTMQSPPLSTPRAESHAEGSSSVEESTKDSGNDEFQAHSAESDRATCNPGKHGVKSEGVASAMAEALSCSAPTVDKEQETQTLGTSDNLPTSPHNSTAHQKEAELQVTAEASPHPGLLLDLKTSLEDAQDNSLVKSNGPFETESFEGTSLDAELQKNDISNQPPGTLLPELSKLGFPASLQRDLTRHISLKSKTGTHLPEPNLNSARRIRNISGHRKNEAEKESGLKPTLRQILNASRRNVNWEQVIQQVTKKKQELGKGLPRFGIEMVPLVQNEQEVLDLDEEPDLSSLEGFQWEGVSISSSSGMARKRSLSESSMIMDRPPVYSFFSEGGTGKENEPQQSTSPSTALSAAQSQKAAMYLEQEGATLTPSVRTGEKVGNISTQRRHSAQLPSDHVMPFIHSARDLNSQERSTPLSECHAQESTGEGNSLSSNASSVHASSSLADAATDSSYTSGAEQNDGHSIRKKRRATGDGSSSELPSLERKNKRRKIKGKKERSQVDQLLNISLREEELSRSLQCMDNSLLQARAALQTAYVEVQRLLVLKQQITMEMSALRTHRIQILQGLQETYDPSEHPDQPPCGLTAGEQRNSQSQTSLETTLLPPPFFPGFLEPPPSHVTPPPTRTALQITTSTFQAHGTVPDSSVQIKQEPMSPEQEGTMNATPQGSASSVSKELLQTNRAVSDSCPIYPAIPAVITSASTQSCQNAGQYLNFSVVQGDSRSRENSPSCQSPDLPGIKRGEESARGSSGSEACSSSFLRLAFTPETPAKEETQSPADQPEQQAQSTLASAETRGSKKKKKLRKKKTLRATHVPENSDTEQDVFTAKPARKVKSGKGVKGGKVTTSTWEDSKTAREQENGRDEPDSESSLEVLEVPNPQLEVVAIDTSESGEEKPDSPSKKDTWNSAEQNSIETSRSGCDEVSSTSELGTRYKDGIPVSVAETQTVISSIKTSKNSSEISSEPGDDEEPTEGSFEGHQAAVNALQIFGNLLYTCSADTTVRVYNLVSRKCIGVFEGHTSKVNCLLVTHTSGKNSALYTGSSDHTIRCYNVKTRECIEQLELEDRVLCLHNRWRILYAGLANGTVVTFNIKNNKRQEVFECHGPRAVSCLATAQEGARKLLVVGSYDCTISVRDARNGLLLRTLEGHSKTILCMKVVNDLVFSGSSDQSVHAHNIHTGELVRIYKGHNHAVTVVKILGKVMVTACLDKFVRVYELQSHDRLQVYGGHKDMIMCMTIHKSVIYTGCYDGSIQAVRLNLMQNYRCWWHGCALIFGVVDHLKQHLLTDHTNPNFQTLKCRWKNCDAFFTARKGSKQDVAGHIERHAEDDSKIDS, encoded by the exons gagATGGACAAACACATGCGGAGCATGCTGCATCACAGGGAACTTGAGAACCTCAAGGGCAG GGACAGTAGTCATGAGTGCCGAGTGTGCCGGGTCACAGAAGTGGGTCTCTCTGCATATGCAAAGCACATTTCTGGCCAGTTGCATAAAGATAATGTTGATGcccaggaaagagaagatgatggaaaggaagaagaagaggaagattaTTTTGACAAGGAACTAGTTCAGttaatacaagaaagaaaagaacaaagtcg gCAAGATGAACCTTCCAGTAATAGCCAAGAAATAAGCTCAGAGGACAGGCAACCCCCGTGGAGACGAGAAGACCGGATCCCTTACCAAGACAGGGAGAGCTATAGTCAACCAGCAAGGCATCACCGTGGACCTCCACAGAGGGACTGGAAATGGGAAAAGGATGGCTTTAATAGTACTAGGAAAAATAGCTTTCCACATTCTTTGAGGAATAATGGGCCAAGAGGAAGTTCTGGGTGGCATAAAGGTGCTACAAGAGGCTCTTCAACTTGGTTCCACAGTCATAGTAATTCAGGAGGAGGTTGGCATTCAAACAATGGGATGGCGGATTGGAATTATAATGGTACAGGAAGGAATCCCAATTGGCATTCTGAAGGAACAGGTGGCTTTCCCAGCTGGCACATGAACAACGGTAATGGAAACTGGAAATCCAGTGTACGTGGTACAAATAGTTGGAATTACAATGGCCCTGGAGACAAATTTCAACAAGGCAGAAACAGAAATTCTAACTATCAAATGGAAGACATGACCAAGAAGTGGAACAAGAAATCTAATAAGCCAAGCAAGTACAATCAAGAGAGATACAAATGGCGGTGGCAAGACGGTGACAAAGCTGGCAAGCACAGAAGTCTTTCTGAGGGATTCTCAAGTGACAAGTTTCCTTCAGAAGGCTTGCTTGAGTTTAGTTTTGAGCAGCGTGAAAGTCAAACCACTAAACAAACAGATATGGCAGCCTCAAAAATTAACAGAAAGAGTGGCAACATAGCAAGAGAAAAGTTCCGCCGCTGGAAACCTTACCCTCCCCAGATATCTCCAGATTTACAGTCAGCTGTGAAAGAAATCATTGACAGCAAATCAGAAATGCTAGATAAGCCTCTCTTTAATTTTGGCTTAATAACCACAGGGTTACAAGAACCAGATGATAAAACAAGCAGTCCTGAAGTGCTCAAAGCACAAAAGGAAACACTTCCTGGATCTCCCCGTCACAAAGCCACTCCTGACACCACTGCTTTCTGTGAGGATGTGAAAGCCTGCCCCAGCACTGAACAGTCTGAACCACATCAGAAGTCAAATAAAAGTCCATTGAAATTCCCACTCCTTCCACTTCCAACCCCCAAATCTGGTCCTCATTTAAAGAACCACTCAATAACCAGTGAAACCAAATCCTTTCCCCCTGGAGATTGCGCCCATCCCCTGAACAAATCCACTTTAGAAGGTAGCCATGGTTCTTCCTGCACATCCAAATCACATGATCTAggtccttgttttttaaaagagagtaaaACTGTAACGGACACCCAAAAAGAACCTGCTGAAAAGTTAAATGACCCATCACAGGAAGTCCAAGAGGCGCTGCAGCATCCCCAAACAATGCAAAGTCCACCCCTTAGCACGCCCAGGGCTGAGAGCCACGCAGAAGGAAGTAGCAGTGTAGAAGAGTCTACAAAAGACTCTGGGAACGATGAGTTTCAGGCACACTCAGCTGAAAGTGATAGAGCAACATGTAATCCAGGAAAGCATGGTGTGAAAAGTGAAGGTGTGGCTTCTGCAATGGCAGAGGCACTGTCCTGCAGTGCGCCCACTGTGGATAAGGAACAAGAGACCCAGACCCTGGGAACATCTGAcaaccttcccacctccccacatAATTCCACAGCTCACCAGAAAGAGGCTGAGTTACAAGTAACGGCAGAAGCCAGTCCACACCCTGGCTTACTGCTAGACTTGAAGACCTCTCTAGAAGATGCACAGGATAACAGCCTTGTTAAATCCAATGGGCCCTTTGAAACAGAAAGCTTTGAGGGTACTAGCTTGGATGCAGAGCTTCAAAAAAATGATATCAGTAATCAGCCCCCAGGCACACTCCTGCCTGAACTAAGTAAATTAGGTTTCCCTGCCTCACTCCAGAGAGATCTAACCCGGCACATTAGTTTGAAGAGCAAAACTGGAACACATCTCCCAGAGCCCAACCTCAATAGTGCTCGACGCATCCGCAATATTAGTGGCCATCGAAAGAATGAGGCAGAGAAGGAGTCTGGGCTCAAGCCAACCCTGCGCCAGATCCTAAACGCATCTCGGAGAAATGTCAACTGGGAACAGGTCATTCAACAAGTGACCAAGAAAAAGCAAGAGCTGGGCAAAGGGTTACCCAG gtttggCATAGAAATGGTACCTTTGGTTCAAAATGAACAGGAAGTCTTGGATTTAGATGAGGAGCCGGATCTGTCCAGTCTAGAAGGATTCCAGTGGGAAGGTGTTTCCATTTCCTCATCCTCTGGCATGGCAAGAAAGCGAAGCCTTTCTGAAAGCAGCATGATCATGGATAGGCCTCCTGTATATAGCTTCTTTAGTGAGGGAGGTACTGGCAAAGAAAATGAGCCCCAGCAGAGTACTTCACCTAGTACAGCATTGAGTGCTGCCCAGAGTCAGAAGGCGGCCATGTATCTTGAACAGGAAGGGGCAACTCTGACGCCTTCTGTCAGAACAGGTGAAAAGGTTGGAAACATTTCTACCCAAAGGCGACATAGTGCACAGTTACCATCCGATCACGTAATGCCTTTCATACATTCAGCCAGAGACCTGAACAGCCAGGAGAGGTCTACGCCGCTGTCAGAGTGCCATGCCCAGGAGAGCACTGGAGAAGGAAACTCACTCTCGTCAAATGCATCTTCAGTTCATGCAAGCTCTAGCTTAGCAGATGCAGCCACTGACAGTAGCTATACCTCTGGTGCTGAGCAAAACGATGGTCACAGTATTAGAAAGAAGCGAAGAGCCACTGGG gaTGGATCATCCTCTGAACTACCAAGTCTTGAGAGAAAAAATAAACGAaggaaaattaaaggaaagaaag AACGTTCTCAGGTTGACCAGCTGCTGAATATCTCCTTAAGAGAGGAAGAACTGAGCAGGTCACTGCAGTGCATGGATAACAGCCTCCTGCAGGCGCGGGCAGCACTGCAAACAGCCTACGTCGAGGTCCAGAGGCTGCTTGTGCTCAAACAGCAG ATAACTATGGAAATGAGTGCACTGCGGACTCACAGAATACAGATTCTGCAAGGATTACAAG AAACATATGACCCTTCTGAGCACCCAGACCAGCCTCCCTGTGGCCTCAcagcaggagaacaaaggaacAGCCAATCTCAGACATCTCTTGAGACCACACTGCTGCCTCCTCCCTTTTTCCCAGGGTTTCTGGAGCCAcctccttcccatgtgactccaCCGCCCACTAGAACCGCTCTCCAAATAACCACATCTACTTTCCAAGCCCATGGAACTGTCCCCGACTCATCGGTTCAGATCAAACAAGAGCCCATGTCTCCTGAACAAGAGGGGACTATGAACGCTACACCACAAGGCTCTGCTTCCAGTGTGTCCAAGGAATTACTGCAGACTAATA GAGCAGTCAGTGACAGCTGCCCGATTTACCCAGCCATCCCTGCAGTGATAACATCAGCATCAACACAAAGTTGCCAAAATGCTGGCCAATATCTGAATTTTTCTGTGGTGCAAGGAGactccagaagcagagaaaactcACCCTCTTGCCAGTCTCCCGATCTTCCTGGCATAAAGAGAGGTGAAGAGTCAGCCAGAGGCAGCAGCGGCTCTGAAGCCTGCAGCAGTTCTTTCCTCAGACTGGCTTTCACTCCCGAAACTCCTGCGAAGGAGGAAACTCAGTCTCCAGCTGACCAGCCTGAGCAGCAGGCACAATCCACACTGGCATCAGCTGAAACTAGAgggagcaagaagaagaagaaacttcgGAAGAAGAAAACACTGCGGGCCACACATGTTCCTGAGAACAGTGACACCGAGCAAGATGTGTTTACTGCTAAACCTGCAAGGAAGGTAAAATCTGGAAAGGGAGTTAAAGGGGGGAAAGTAACAACCTCTACCTGGGAAGACAGCAAAACTGCTCGGGAGCAAGAAAACGGCAGGGATGAGCCAGACAGTGAGTCCTCCCTGGAAGTCCTGGAAGTTCCAAATCCTCAGTTGGAAGTGGTTGCCATTGATACTTCTGAATCTGGAGAAGAGAAACCAGACAGCCCATCGAAAAAAGATACCTGGAACTCTGCAGAACAAAACTCAATAGAAACTTCTCGTTCTGGTTGTGATGAAGTTAGCTCTACCAGTGAGCTTGGCACCCGCTACAAGGATGGCATTCCTGTAAG TGTGGCAGAAACTCAGACAGTGATCTCCTCCATCAAAACATCTAAGAACTCTTCAG AAATATCTTCCGAGCCAGGAGATGATGAAGAGCCTACAGAAGGAAGCTTCGAAGGACACCAAGCTGCAGTGAATGCACTTCAGATATTTGGAAACTTACTGTATACTTGCTCAGCGGACACAACCGTCCGCGTTTATAATCTGGTG AGTCGGAAGTGTATTGGTGTCTTTGAGGGCCACACTTCCAAAGTGAACTGCCTCCTTGTCACTCACACCTCTGGGAAGAATTCAGCCCTTTACACTGGCTCCAGTGACCACACCATCCGCTGCTACAATGTTAAG acccGAGAATGTATAGAACAGTTAGAGTTGGAAGATCGGGTTCTCTGCCTTCATAATCGATGGCGAATCCTCTACGCTGGCCTGGCAAATGGCACTGTGGTCACCTTCAACATAAAG aacaaCAAGCGGCAGGAGGTCTTTGAATGCCATGGCCCTCGGGCTGTCAGCTGTCTCGCCACGGCTCAGGAAGGGGCCCGCAAACTGCTGGTCGTAGGATCTTATGACTGTACCATTAGTGTCCGTGATGCACGCAACGGACTGCTGCTCAGAACCCTGGAGGGCCACAGCAAGACTATTCTTTGCATGAAG GTGGTGAACGACCTTGTGTTCAGTGGCTCCAGTGACCAGTCGGTGCATGCTCACAACATCCAC ACTGGTGAGCTTGTGCGCATCTATAAAGGCCACAACCACGCAGTGACTGTGGTGAAAATCCTGGGGAAAGTGATGGTGACTGCTTGCCTGGACAAGTTTGTTCGGGTCTATGAGTTACAG tcCCATGATCGACTGCAAGTTTACGGAGGGCACAAAGACATGATTATGTGTATGACCATCCATAAAAGTGTG ATTTACACTGGCTGTTATGATGGCAGCATCCAGGCTGTGAGGCTGAATCTGATGCAGAACTACCGCTGTTGG